The Neobacillus sp. OS1-2 genome includes a window with the following:
- a CDS encoding cation-translocating P-type ATPase — MNRNMRGVIVFISGSLLAAAFLFHFIKINVLQDAMLILATLIAGYPIVKKAWQSARMKAFSIELLVTIAVVGAMILGEYVESAAVTFLFLLGAYLEAHSLEKTRNSLKSLMEMTPLKATVKREGKSIIVPAEEVTKGELLLIPSGEKIAVDGIITSGQAFLNEAAITGESVPVRKQKNDHVFSGTIVDSGYIEVLAEKVGEDTTFSRIIELVEEAQESKAKTQKFLEKFSNLYTPAIIILSLIVFVFTKDIELTLTFLVIACPGALVISAPVSLVAGIGNGAKHGVLIKGGEIMEKLAKIDVVVFDKTGTLTKGQPEVTAIQTYGMDEDEFLTMVAEAEVISEHHLGRTIVKAAVGRGLKLINQPNDVEVMKGHGIKATIKDKKMVIGNRKWMNENQIPIPDTVEVYAEQQELDGNTAVFTALNNTIIGVISIADQIRDEAAKTIQKLKQCGVKQIVMLTGDNRHTANKVANQLGMDQYFAELLPEDKVRQIKQLQQQGYRTAMVGDGINDAPAIAIADIGIAMGGSGTDAAMETADMIIISDKLDRLVHGYTLAKATVSNMKQNMSFAVVTVVILLAGVLSKNIFLAAGMFIHEFSVLVVILNALRLVRYKYAR, encoded by the coding sequence ATGAATCGAAATATGAGAGGAGTCATCGTCTTTATTTCAGGCAGCTTGCTAGCAGCTGCCTTTTTATTTCACTTTATCAAAATAAATGTCTTACAAGATGCGATGCTCATCCTTGCTACCTTAATAGCTGGTTATCCTATCGTAAAAAAGGCATGGCAATCCGCTAGGATGAAGGCCTTTAGTATTGAGTTACTTGTCACGATTGCCGTGGTGGGGGCAATGATACTTGGGGAATATGTGGAATCTGCAGCTGTTACCTTTTTGTTTTTACTAGGGGCATACCTTGAAGCACATTCTCTCGAAAAAACACGGAATTCATTAAAATCTTTGATGGAAATGACCCCTCTTAAAGCCACAGTGAAAAGAGAGGGGAAATCAATCATTGTTCCCGCTGAAGAGGTCACTAAAGGAGAACTTTTACTCATTCCCTCTGGCGAAAAAATTGCTGTTGACGGAATAATAACTTCGGGTCAAGCATTCTTAAATGAAGCAGCGATTACAGGGGAGTCTGTCCCTGTCAGAAAACAAAAAAATGATCATGTATTTAGTGGAACGATCGTTGATAGCGGATATATTGAAGTGCTGGCTGAAAAAGTCGGGGAGGACACGACGTTTTCCAGAATTATTGAGCTAGTGGAAGAGGCCCAAGAGTCAAAGGCGAAAACTCAGAAGTTTTTAGAAAAGTTCTCCAACCTTTATACACCAGCGATTATTATTCTATCCCTGATTGTCTTTGTTTTTACGAAGGATATTGAATTAACGCTGACCTTCCTGGTAATAGCCTGTCCGGGTGCCTTGGTCATTTCTGCGCCCGTATCGCTTGTTGCGGGGATTGGGAATGGTGCTAAGCACGGTGTCCTGATAAAAGGCGGAGAAATAATGGAGAAACTGGCAAAAATCGATGTTGTTGTGTTTGATAAGACGGGTACACTCACAAAAGGGCAGCCGGAGGTAACAGCTATCCAAACCTATGGAATGGATGAGGATGAATTTTTAACGATGGTGGCTGAGGCAGAGGTTATTTCGGAACATCATTTAGGACGAACCATTGTAAAAGCAGCCGTAGGCAGAGGATTAAAACTTATAAATCAGCCTAATGATGTTGAGGTGATGAAAGGGCACGGTATAAAAGCAACCATCAAAGATAAAAAGATGGTAATTGGGAATAGAAAATGGATGAATGAAAATCAAATACCTATTCCTGATACGGTGGAAGTATACGCAGAGCAGCAAGAGTTGGACGGAAATACAGCGGTTTTCACTGCATTAAACAATACCATTATCGGCGTTATTTCAATTGCCGATCAAATACGTGATGAGGCTGCTAAAACGATTCAAAAGTTAAAGCAATGCGGAGTAAAACAAATAGTTATGCTTACAGGAGATAACCGGCACACAGCTAATAAAGTCGCAAATCAGCTCGGAATGGACCAATATTTTGCTGAACTTCTCCCAGAAGATAAAGTAAGGCAGATTAAACAACTTCAACAGCAGGGTTATAGGACAGCTATGGTCGGTGATGGCATCAATGATGCACCTGCCATTGCAATCGCCGATATTGGGATTGCCATGGGTGGGTCAGGAACTGATGCGGCAATGGAAACCGCGGATATGATCATTATCTCTGATAAGCTTGATAGGCTAGTTCATGGATATACATTAGCGAAAGCAACTGTCAGTAATATGAAGCAAAATATGTCTTTTGCTGTTGTAACTGTTGTGATTTTATTAGCAGGAGTTTTATCCAAGAATATTTTTCTTGCCGCAGGGATGTTCATTCATGAATTTAGTGTATTGGTGGTTATCTTAAATGCACTTAGACTTGTGCGATATAAATATGCCAGGTGA
- the adhE gene encoding bifunctional acetaldehyde-CoA/alcohol dehydrogenase, translated as MAVKEKVVKEKHLVPEMIDTLANKAAKALEEFRSFNQEMVDEIVKQMALIALENHKYLAKLAIDETKRGVYEDKVFKNMFATECIYNNIRDMRTVGVISENENEGMVEMAEPVGVIAGIIPITNPTSTVIFKSLISLKTRNPIIFAFPRYAQKCCTVAAELLREAAIKAGAPENCIQWIEVPSHEAFQTLMKHPLVSLILATGGPNLVTAAYSSGKPALGVGAGNVPCYIEKTANIKRAVNDLILSKTFDNGMICASEQALIIDKEIYDEVRQELLVNNCYFLNDEERQLVEQIAIDPKHAALNPMIVGLPAYLIAKMAGVNVPVNTKILIAELEGVGPNYPLSCEKLSPILACYKVNSTAEGLQIAAETLEYGGLGHSAALHTADQNLIEQFSLQMKAGRIIVNTPSTHGAIGDIYNTSLPSLTIGCGTYGGNSVSQNVGAANLINIKKVAKRRKMTQWFKVPSQVFFEQNSIQMLAQIPGISKAFIVTSGSSIKNGYVDKVLYYLNKNGAQIQFESFSEVEPDPSIETVMNGAERMRRFQPDCIIALGGGSVMDAAKAMWLFYEHPETDFHSLTQKFFDPSKRVVKFPALRSKAKLVAIPTTSGTGSEVTSVTVITDKKTNKKYPLVDFQLTPDIAIVDPQFVMTVPKQVTADTGMDVLTHAIESYVSVLANDYTDGLALKAIQLVFDYLPRAYSDGSDELAREKMHNASTIAGMAFGNAFLGINHSLAHVLGAEFSIPHGRANAILLPHVIRYNAAKPNKFMTYPKYEHFIADVRYAEIAKMLGLPASTTEEGVDSLIKAIVSLAEELDIKMSIQANGVNKEVFESKVALLAKNAFDDQDTIANPKQPFISELAEIYRQAFRGV; from the coding sequence ATGGCTGTAAAAGAAAAAGTGGTCAAAGAAAAACATTTAGTTCCGGAAATGATTGATACATTAGCCAATAAAGCTGCAAAGGCATTGGAGGAGTTTCGTTCCTTCAATCAAGAAATGGTAGATGAAATTGTTAAGCAGATGGCGCTAATAGCTCTCGAAAATCATAAATACTTAGCAAAGCTGGCTATTGATGAAACAAAAAGAGGGGTCTATGAAGATAAGGTTTTCAAAAATATGTTTGCTACCGAGTGTATCTATAACAACATTAGAGATATGAGAACGGTAGGAGTTATAAGTGAAAATGAAAATGAAGGTATGGTTGAAATGGCCGAGCCAGTAGGTGTCATTGCCGGAATAATCCCCATTACAAATCCGACATCAACCGTTATATTTAAATCGTTAATTTCACTTAAAACAAGAAATCCAATTATATTTGCCTTTCCGCGTTATGCACAAAAATGCTGTACGGTTGCTGCTGAACTGCTTAGGGAGGCAGCCATAAAAGCAGGGGCACCGGAAAATTGCATCCAGTGGATTGAAGTTCCTTCCCATGAGGCATTCCAAACCTTAATGAAACATCCATTGGTTTCGCTCATACTTGCAACAGGAGGACCTAACCTTGTGACAGCTGCCTACAGTTCTGGAAAGCCTGCACTTGGTGTTGGGGCTGGGAATGTACCGTGCTATATCGAAAAAACAGCCAATATCAAACGGGCTGTCAATGATCTTATTCTATCAAAAACGTTTGACAATGGGATGATTTGTGCTTCAGAACAGGCGCTTATTATTGACAAAGAAATATATGACGAGGTAAGGCAGGAGTTACTTGTTAATAACTGCTATTTCCTAAATGATGAGGAGCGTCAATTGGTAGAGCAAATCGCCATTGATCCAAAACACGCTGCACTTAACCCAATGATTGTTGGATTACCTGCCTATTTGATTGCGAAAATGGCGGGGGTAAATGTTCCAGTCAATACCAAAATCCTAATTGCCGAATTAGAAGGTGTAGGCCCGAACTATCCACTATCTTGTGAAAAGTTAAGCCCGATTTTAGCCTGTTATAAAGTTAACAGTACGGCTGAGGGTTTGCAGATTGCTGCGGAAACATTAGAATATGGCGGTCTTGGGCACTCTGCGGCACTTCATACAGCTGACCAAAATCTAATCGAACAATTCTCACTGCAGATGAAAGCGGGACGAATTATTGTCAATACACCATCAACCCATGGGGCAATCGGAGATATCTATAATACATCGTTGCCATCTTTGACAATTGGATGTGGAACTTATGGAGGTAACTCTGTGTCGCAAAATGTCGGAGCAGCGAATTTAATCAATATTAAAAAGGTAGCGAAAAGAAGAAAAATGACGCAATGGTTTAAAGTGCCTTCACAAGTTTTCTTTGAGCAAAATTCCATTCAAATGCTTGCACAGATTCCAGGTATTTCGAAAGCATTTATCGTTACCAGTGGAAGCTCTATAAAAAATGGCTATGTTGATAAAGTTCTCTATTATTTGAATAAGAATGGTGCACAAATCCAGTTCGAATCATTCTCAGAAGTAGAACCAGATCCTAGTATTGAGACGGTTATGAATGGTGCAGAAAGAATGAGAAGGTTCCAGCCGGATTGCATCATCGCCCTTGGTGGCGGTTCTGTTATGGATGCAGCAAAAGCGATGTGGCTTTTCTACGAACATCCAGAGACTGATTTCCATAGCTTAACACAAAAGTTCTTTGATCCGTCAAAGAGAGTCGTAAAATTTCCGGCTCTTCGCAGTAAAGCAAAATTGGTGGCAATCCCAACCACATCTGGGACAGGTTCAGAGGTTACTTCTGTTACCGTTATTACGGATAAAAAGACCAATAAGAAATATCCACTGGTAGATTTCCAACTGACGCCTGATATTGCCATTGTAGATCCACAGTTTGTCATGACAGTTCCGAAACAGGTTACTGCAGACACTGGGATGGATGTTCTGACCCATGCAATTGAGTCTTATGTATCAGTTTTGGCCAATGATTATACAGACGGGTTGGCACTTAAGGCCATCCAGCTCGTTTTTGATTATTTGCCGCGGGCATACAGTGATGGAAGTGATGAACTAGCAAGGGAAAAGATGCATAATGCATCGACAATAGCAGGAATGGCTTTCGGTAATGCCTTTTTAGGTATTAATCATAGTCTTGCCCACGTGCTCGGGGCTGAGTTTAGTATACCGCATGGACGCGCAAATGCTATCCTCTTGCCGCACGTAATTCGTTATAATGCCGCAAAACCGAATAAGTTTATGACTTATCCTAAATACGAACACTTTATTGCGGATGTACGCTATGCGGAAATTGCCAAAATGCTTGGACTCCCTGCGAGCACAACAGAAGAAGGGGTTGACAGTTTAATCAAGGCAATTGTCAGCCTTGCAGAGGAATTAGATATTAAGATGAGTATTCAAGCAAATGGTGTTAATAAAGAGGTGTTTGAAAGCAAAGTAGCCTTACTTGCCAAAAACGCATTTGACGATCAGGATACCATTGCAAATCCAAAACAACCATTTATTAGCGAGCTTGCAGAAATATATCGTCAGGCTTTTAGGGGCGTATAA
- a CDS encoding long-chain fatty acid--CoA ligase has protein sequence MVYQKKPWLKFYDPRISKEVSIEYDSLFDLLRQAANIHHDNPALSFFGKSWSYKETRMISEWFAASLYRVGLKKGERLAIMLPNCPHYIFSLFATFRLGGIAVQVNPMYIEREIEYILNDSDAEYMVVFEAFYPRVKQVQPKTSLKKVIVVGFGENKLPLADGDIYFEDFLTHDNVMPDIPIDIHDDVALLQYTGGTTGVSKGVMLTHHNLLANIIQVCDFTYNAVDEKPENFKIVSVLPMFHVYGLSCNALSAIRIGCNQLILPRFDVNEVLELVKREKPFQMTAVPTMIFALNSHPDLEDSNIGDIYYLSSGGAPLPIEQVKSFEKRVGARLSDGYGLSETAPSAISTPPFLPRKLGSVGIPLPGTEARIVEETSEGIIDVPVGEAGELILRGPQVMKGYWKRPGDTEMVLKDGWLFTGDIAKMDEDGYFYILDRKKDIIIASGYNVYPREIEEVLYQHEAVEEAIVIGVPDTYRGETVKAFVKLKPGTDITPEKLIDFAKINLAPYKVPKEIEILDELPKSSVGKLLRRMLRQEQEKAQV, from the coding sequence ATGGTTTATCAGAAAAAGCCATGGCTGAAATTTTACGATCCAAGAATTAGCAAGGAAGTATCAATTGAATATGATTCATTATTTGACCTATTAAGGCAGGCAGCAAATATTCATCATGATAATCCGGCGCTATCGTTCTTCGGAAAGTCTTGGAGCTATAAGGAAACCAGAATGATTTCTGAATGGTTTGCCGCTTCATTATATCGGGTCGGGCTGAAAAAGGGTGAGAGATTGGCTATCATGCTCCCGAACTGCCCGCATTACATTTTTAGCTTATTTGCTACATTTCGGTTAGGCGGTATTGCCGTTCAAGTAAATCCCATGTATATCGAGAGAGAAATTGAATATATCCTCAATGATTCTGATGCGGAATACATGGTTGTTTTTGAAGCATTTTATCCTAGAGTAAAGCAGGTCCAGCCAAAGACATCTTTGAAAAAAGTCATTGTCGTTGGGTTTGGAGAGAATAAACTTCCGCTTGCAGACGGAGATATTTATTTTGAAGACTTTTTAACACATGATAATGTGATGCCTGATATTCCCATTGACATCCATGATGATGTAGCCCTACTTCAATATACTGGCGGAACAACCGGGGTATCTAAAGGGGTGATGCTTACACATCATAATTTACTGGCCAACATTATTCAGGTATGCGATTTCACCTATAATGCCGTCGATGAGAAACCGGAAAACTTCAAAATTGTAAGTGTTCTGCCAATGTTTCATGTATATGGGCTTTCTTGTAATGCACTATCAGCCATAAGAATTGGCTGTAATCAGCTCATTTTACCTCGATTTGATGTTAATGAAGTGTTAGAACTAGTTAAACGTGAGAAACCGTTTCAAATGACGGCTGTTCCGACCATGATTTTTGCTTTGAATAGTCACCCAGATTTAGAAGATAGTAACATCGGTGATATTTATTACTTAAGCAGCGGCGGCGCTCCGCTCCCAATTGAACAAGTTAAATCATTTGAAAAAAGGGTAGGTGCAAGATTATCGGACGGCTACGGATTATCAGAAACAGCTCCGTCTGCTATCTCTACACCGCCATTCCTGCCGCGGAAATTAGGAAGCGTTGGTATTCCGCTCCCAGGTACCGAGGCAAGAATTGTAGAAGAAACTTCAGAAGGGATTATAGATGTACCAGTAGGTGAGGCTGGAGAGTTAATCCTTCGCGGACCACAAGTGATGAAAGGATATTGGAAGCGTCCCGGGGATACAGAAATGGTGTTAAAAGATGGCTGGCTATTTACCGGGGACATCGCAAAAATGGATGAAGACGGCTATTTTTACATTTTGGATCGCAAGAAGGATATTATTATTGCAAGCGGCTACAATGTTTACCCACGCGAAATTGAAGAGGTGCTGTACCAGCATGAAGCGGTGGAGGAGGCAATTGTCATTGGTGTTCCAGACACATATAGAGGAGAAACAGTAAAAGCCTTTGTTAAGTTAAAACCAGGTACAGATATAACACCGGAAAAACTGATAGATTTTGCAAAGATAAATTTAGCGCCTTACAAGGTGCCGAAAGAAATTGAAATACTAGATGAACTTCCTAAGTCATCTGTCGGCAAGTTATTAAGGAGAATGTTACGCCAAGAACAGGAAAAAGCTCAAGTATAA
- a CDS encoding polyhydroxyalkanoate biosynthesis repressor PhaR, protein MSNEQNFDPLFGFKQLSGMWEKQLNDVLYNLTDNKEFVRTASVGLNTYSRYMKKLRKNQEFVAALMNIPTKKDVANAAKLSIQAEEKMDLLEEQLWNLQDSVSSISKENVRMFEEVITIVMQMKNEFQKVSQEMTEIQNVKAELASLKNLIEKKEKEQQKKESKKIKDKELVLIGTNTSK, encoded by the coding sequence ATGTCTAATGAACAAAATTTTGATCCATTGTTTGGGTTCAAGCAATTAAGTGGAATGTGGGAAAAACAATTAAACGATGTATTATACAATCTGACCGACAATAAAGAATTTGTTCGGACTGCAAGTGTAGGATTAAATACCTATTCTCGATACATGAAGAAGCTGAGGAAAAATCAAGAATTTGTTGCAGCTCTAATGAATATACCCACTAAAAAAGATGTTGCAAATGCCGCCAAACTATCCATTCAGGCGGAGGAAAAAATGGATTTGTTAGAGGAGCAACTTTGGAATTTACAAGATAGTGTTAGTTCAATTTCAAAAGAAAACGTAAGAATGTTCGAAGAAGTCATAACTATTGTCATGCAAATGAAGAATGAATTTCAAAAAGTATCCCAGGAAATGACGGAAATCCAAAATGTGAAAGCTGAACTTGCTTCCTTGAAAAACCTTATCGAAAAAAAAGAGAAGGAACAGCAGAAGAAAGAATCAAAAAAAATAAAGGATAAAGAATTAGTGCTCATCGGTACTAACACATCTAAATAA
- a CDS encoding alpha/beta fold hydrolase, translated as MSTKLLGTNLFPLLNIEKETKRWNNLYKIMTEPKPDIVPTPRQSVWKKNKTTLWYHPAKEKKHDVPIFLVYSLLNKVYILDVGEGSSVVGGLTERGYDVYLLDWGSPGLEDSDITLDKYIIDYMENALKRALRHSGAKEISLAGYCLGGTVAAILASITKLPIRNLTLAAVPIDFSIGIVPDKWLAGLQNGSLSFDQFADAHETIPSEFLYLMFRVLSPVYGSPKINLITRAHDEDYVEKWRRMDKWTKDTASFTGAAFKQMFNDLYKDNKLLKGELMIAGRKVDLKNITCPLFVFSCSRDTLVLDKQSLPIMDLVSSEDKTYEVYEGGHVSLALTGVFAEIWDKWLSSRSLHMQKELV; from the coding sequence ATGAGCACTAAACTCTTAGGAACAAACCTTTTTCCGCTGTTAAACATAGAGAAGGAAACAAAACGGTGGAATAACCTTTATAAAATAATGACTGAGCCCAAACCGGATATTGTCCCTACACCACGACAGAGTGTTTGGAAGAAAAATAAAACAACTTTGTGGTATCATCCCGCGAAGGAAAAAAAACATGATGTGCCAATTTTTCTAGTCTATTCTCTTTTGAACAAGGTATACATTCTGGATGTAGGCGAAGGTAGCAGCGTTGTTGGGGGTCTGACAGAGCGTGGTTATGATGTCTACTTGTTGGATTGGGGTTCACCAGGTCTTGAAGATAGTGATATTACACTCGATAAATATATTATTGATTATATGGAGAATGCCCTTAAGCGAGCACTAAGACATTCAGGTGCAAAGGAAATATCTCTTGCGGGATATTGTTTGGGTGGAACAGTAGCAGCCATCCTGGCATCTATTACGAAATTACCAATAAGAAATTTAACTCTTGCTGCTGTTCCAATTGACTTCAGCATTGGGATTGTTCCTGACAAGTGGCTTGCAGGTCTTCAAAATGGGTCACTAAGTTTTGACCAATTTGCTGATGCCCATGAAACCATTCCATCAGAATTTCTCTATTTGATGTTTAGGGTACTATCACCCGTTTACGGAAGCCCTAAAATCAATCTCATCACGCGTGCGCATGACGAGGACTATGTAGAAAAATGGCGTCGCATGGACAAATGGACGAAGGACACGGCTTCCTTTACAGGTGCTGCCTTCAAGCAGATGTTTAACGATCTTTATAAGGATAATAAACTTTTAAAAGGTGAATTGATGATTGCTGGCAGGAAGGTAGATTTAAAGAATATTACATGTCCGCTTTTTGTTTTCTCTTGTTCACGCGATACTCTTGTGTTAGATAAGCAAAGCCTGCCAATTATGGATTTAGTCTCAAGTGAAGATAAGACGTATGAGGTTTATGAAGGGGGACATGTTTCACTGGCATTGACAGGTGTGTTCGCTGAAATTTGGGATAAATGGTTATCGTCACGTTCACTTCATATGCAAAAAGAACTTGTATAA
- a CDS encoding alpha/beta hydrolase: MENTRVSKLGVPFLHLGKGEPLVLIHGLGEVKEGWQNQFELADQFELIIPDLRGHGECTKTDGISIPNFAEDLIELLKELKIENAHILGLSMGGAVAQEIYRQAPHLCRSLMLVSTFHFFPKKLRSWFFKNRKEKFEAVTTAGIQEEFLGRMALYSWRKETTEKFRHFFRPKHQIFLESLKNCLEVNNRALLPKINVPTLIIGGQYDSVLPVWIQASMHKLIPHSEFIIMRNTGHLAKLEAKDRFNRLLRRFLNQQKSAI; this comes from the coding sequence ATGGAAAATACGAGAGTCAGCAAATTAGGTGTACCTTTTTTGCATTTAGGAAAAGGGGAACCACTCGTGCTCATCCACGGGTTAGGTGAAGTGAAAGAGGGATGGCAAAATCAATTCGAGTTAGCCGACCAATTTGAATTAATTATTCCTGATTTACGCGGTCATGGGGAATGTACAAAAACGGATGGTATTTCGATTCCAAACTTTGCCGAAGACTTAATTGAATTATTGAAGGAGTTAAAAATTGAAAACGCCCACATCCTAGGTCTGTCAATGGGCGGAGCCGTTGCCCAGGAAATCTACCGTCAAGCTCCACACCTCTGTCGTTCACTCATGTTAGTCAGTACATTCCACTTTTTCCCGAAGAAACTAAGAAGTTGGTTTTTTAAGAATCGTAAAGAAAAGTTTGAAGCCGTTACGACAGCAGGAATACAAGAGGAATTCCTTGGACGTATGGCATTGTATTCCTGGCGTAAGGAAACTACAGAAAAATTTCGTCACTTTTTCCGGCCAAAACATCAGATTTTTCTTGAATCCTTGAAAAATTGTCTTGAAGTCAATAACCGCGCCCTATTGCCAAAAATCAATGTCCCTACATTAATTATTGGGGGGCAGTATGACTCTGTTTTACCTGTATGGATTCAGGCATCCATGCATAAGTTGATACCACATTCGGAATTTATTATTATGCGGAATACCGGTCATCTTGCCAAATTGGAAGCAAAAGACCGGTTTAACCGCCTATTAAGAAGGTTCCTCAATCAACAAAAATCAGCAATATAA
- the phaQ gene encoding poly-beta-hydroxybutyrate-responsive repressor, with protein MVNQDNQSVNPSKNFVLPFILLLLSKVSLHGYELSQRLETFGFKTLDQGNLYRMLRQLEKDELVSSEWDTAGSGPAKRRYSITKAGVTYLKGYANQLETYQSILDQFFKMYSSVLELYMPSFQKRDPIEKVKKSRRRKDDGTEKE; from the coding sequence ATGGTAAACCAAGATAATCAATCAGTCAATCCATCCAAAAATTTTGTGCTGCCATTTATTTTATTGCTTCTTAGCAAAGTTTCTCTTCATGGATATGAACTTAGCCAAAGGTTGGAGACATTCGGATTTAAGACCCTTGATCAAGGGAACTTATACCGGATGTTAAGACAGTTGGAGAAGGATGAACTTGTTTCATCAGAATGGGATACAGCAGGAAGCGGGCCAGCAAAAAGAAGATATTCCATTACAAAAGCAGGGGTTACATACTTAAAAGGCTATGCCAATCAACTAGAAACCTATCAATCCATCCTAGACCAATTCTTCAAGATGTATTCCAGTGTTCTTGAGCTCTATATGCCTTCTTTTCAAAAGAGGGATCCAATAGAGAAAGTAAAAAAAAGTAGGAGGAGGAAGGACGATGGCACAGAAAAAGAGTGA
- a CDS encoding DUF6114 domain-containing protein → MSSRYSKRTKFKNWRARRPFWGATLSILSGIIILMVPAQLYEIAAAPGSMIVVGLLLGGLTLLMGVLAYVMPKLSTLFGIVGIFTSVLSIMGALGGFLIGTILGIVGGAMMIAWKPTMAVTDSQDESNKNQIAEIEVASSKETLPE, encoded by the coding sequence ATGAGCTCTAGGTATTCAAAACGTACTAAGTTTAAGAATTGGAGAGCAAGGCGCCCCTTTTGGGGGGCGACCTTGTCCATCCTATCAGGAATCATCATTTTAATGGTACCTGCACAGCTTTACGAAATTGCAGCTGCACCAGGTAGTATGATTGTTGTTGGCCTATTATTAGGAGGTCTGACCCTTCTAATGGGTGTCCTGGCATATGTCATGCCTAAGCTTTCAACCCTGTTTGGAATTGTAGGAATCTTTACCTCGGTTTTATCCATTATGGGGGCATTAGGCGGTTTCTTAATTGGGACAATTTTAGGAATTGTTGGTGGGGCAATGATGATTGCCTGGAAACCAACAATGGCTGTAACAGATTCCCAAGATGAATCAAATAAAAATCAAATAGCTGAAATAGAGGTTGCATCAAGCAAAGAAACATTACCCGAATAA
- a CDS encoding DUF6230 family protein — MNLAVESAIIGGQTVKKKLIIALVGGFLFLGALLGTFGMTGMAAAMPLVGGFTVSFDEMTGTGFKLYGSLADSAMKQNNPVAVNEIDKATITNLKISKSIPFLGINAVITAEKPVEITGLQQKATMVKGDASFNELTMAEKFVGDRDLSSPAVLAGAAAEHFTQTANSITIKNGVLDTVYLFQKTVTLGGMKVSFEPAK, encoded by the coding sequence ATGAATTTAGCAGTAGAATCGGCAATTATTGGCGGGCAGACGGTTAAGAAGAAACTCATCATTGCATTGGTAGGGGGCTTTTTATTTTTAGGAGCACTATTAGGTACTTTTGGGATGACAGGTATGGCCGCAGCCATGCCATTAGTGGGCGGGTTTACTGTCAGCTTTGACGAAATGACCGGTACAGGATTTAAACTTTATGGCAGTCTTGCCGATAGTGCCATGAAACAAAACAACCCGGTTGCTGTTAATGAAATTGACAAAGCAACAATAACCAATTTGAAAATCTCAAAATCTATACCATTTTTAGGGATAAACGCTGTCATTACTGCCGAAAAGCCAGTTGAGATTACCGGTCTTCAACAAAAAGCAACGATGGTTAAAGGCGATGCTTCATTTAATGAGCTAACCATGGCAGAAAAATTTGTTGGCGATCGTGATCTTTCGAGCCCAGCAGTACTTGCTGGAGCAGCTGCAGAACATTTTACACAAACGGCCAATTCAATAACCATTAAGAATGGTGTACTTGATACTGTGTATCTTTTCCAAAAAACCGTAACTCTTGGTGGTATGAAGGTTTCATTTGAACCAGCTAAATAA